The Primulina eburnea isolate SZY01 chromosome 12, ASM2296580v1, whole genome shotgun sequence genome includes the window acgcctgatcagacaaaccacagtactgggctgacagggacgtatccactgccacatacatgagatccccgttcatgatttaacgggctggttggtctccgttcataatttaacgctttccaaccacgatctaacccgttcataatttaacggggtggagaggtcctcggccacgttcaccgacttccaaacccattcataatttggtcacaagatatttagcatacctcaaaacttaaaatattttctttttgcacgtcaacatatttacttggcgttgagggatccATTGGAATTCGATCGGGGTTGTTGCCGCAACATACTAACGTGACTTCATAAACTCAACGGGTGTAACTTAGACGTAACAATCAAGCTTACTCACGAGTTCATACATTTCCTTAGGGCGTTCTAAAATTCCGGTGACTCGACATTGTTAAACATTGCACTAAACCAAGACGTCAACCTCAAAGCATGCCATAATATTTCCCAAAAACTCAAGTACacagaccccgtgcccaggtccggctccgggtccgtgtaggtgcggtGGAATGACTCGAGAAGAAAAGGGGAGGCACGAACCCCATACTGAGGTCCGGTGGAGTTCCGTGTAGTTGCGCAAAAGTGAAGTTCGGGAAGAAGTGaggacacagaccccgtgctACGGTCCGTGTAAAGGTTGGTGGCTTCGCAAAAATGGCTACTCAaagggaacaaaggcacggactcCGTGTCAGAGTCCGTGTATGGGTCTGTGTGGTCTCGATTTTTCTGAACCTGCGAGGAAACTTACACAATGTCtatttgaaagcggaccggttacggtggccggaagcgcaacggaagtcaaaaatttaattttatgcaagaattttcggccaccctaggttttgtgcaatatttacaaaataaaacaccatacataggatgtttagaagtttacctatcaacctcttgaggttgatgattggcaccaactttgttgtgaacaacaaagctcttcaaagggaagacaagtctacaagctcctcctccaacacttcaaaatcaagcccgcCACTTGCAAGGTAAACcctttcttgttttgcactagaaaaacaagaatatttttcaatgaaaaggttttgtttctccaacaatttgaagaacaaaaggagagaaaaattgagagaaaaattgcTCAAGTGTTCGGCCAAGAGGGAGTGTGGGAgggaaggagaatgagttaattgcatgccttggttgtgagaaaagcaaaaagcaaaaagtgcatgccttgcattattttaataaaaagtaatctccaactcttcacctcccatgcatgtatataatatagttttttatcaaataaaaaaccatggactaaattcaattatctcaaatacatttgagataaattaaacattacttgaatttacccaagtcacactagtttaaataattattttaattgagctctacaagacttaatattatttaattaatccaacacttgaattaatttaattatttaggctctactaggcccactagtatttaattaattcaacacttgaattaatttaatttagtccataataatgtttatgaaaatcacaattttcaaatacattattcacttggccaaattttaatttaggaacacttccataaattaaaatttatatttatctcatagaagtcatacttctatttttctttacgcttataaacacatttataagccgttcaacacattgaactattttacttctcatcgggatttacaaagctagtacttgtgtggccctcaatggttcattgatacaactagccgtgggttcacatttccatgtgattcggactaaacatgtccttattcgagcataccccaattgctccattcttatttatcaactccatgataataagaacgtcagaactcaagtctgataatacccaaccaatcacgttaaacgcctagcagcatcgcttacgtgattccctaggtatcacatgatagtgcctgcaagaaccattcaattatggttagcgtacagtacggtcccttcaactcatatatcccgaccgatttgacaactattggtttatcgagagttgtctatgaatcgatactatgtgtcatgttgtggttgcattgatggtgtaatctatgaaacccctttcataattaccaccatactctgatcagagatttaaaCCCACACattcatgaaaaacacataggatatccatacccgtatgtaagcggtgaatccccggctacaatgcatcgactcctatatgtttcgccgtaacacccaaccttgccacctgatgaccccacaagagtcggtaaacaagttaaagtgaaacgctagcacatagagtctcaatgttgtcccgggtcataaggactaatggtgtacaaccataaactaggacgtttcccctcgataagtgagaaccacttggaaagtcctttatagagggtcgttcagtgcactctaccaggagcacctatctgcatgctcggacatcacaatgtcccctaccaatgaaacatggtactcacatcgcagatattagtctctaactcgagcggcctatatccttcttagtggcggctgaatcgactaggaaccgtttagaatatacagtattacaaatataagtttcatgatactcatcatatgagcatctcatattctttctactatatgtatattcaagaactttatctacgcaactagcatgtgtataaagataaagatgcgccaaattaataaattcaaatattattaaaataaagatcgtttatacaaagagtttcatcgtgaacagtcggccaacacttggctcgacgtgcacctactctaacaatctcccacttgcactagagccaactacccatatacttcagacccattgattcgcgatgcttctcgaatgatggtcctggtaaaggcttagttagtggatcagcaacattatctgcggagccgactttgtcaatcgtgacatctcctctttccacgatctctctgaggatgtggtactttctcaatacgtgtttgaacttctgatgagaccttggctccttcgcctgagctatggctcccgtgttgtcgcacatcaccgggataggagcaactccatttggaatgatgcccaactcttggacgaaatttctaatccaaacagcctcctttgctgcagccgatgcagcaatgtattctgccttagtggtggaatccgcagtactatcttgcttggaactcttccaagagacagcaccaccattgagcatgaatatgaatccggaggttgacttcgagttatcaacatcgctttggaagctagagtcggtatagccttctaatttcagttctccacccccatagtgaaagggatcgatttaggtgaccgaaatgcacaacggaagctcaaaatatttggactctactaggcccattagtgttaaattaattcaacacttgaattaatttaatttagtccataataatgtttatgaaaatcacaattttcaaatacattattcacttggccaaattttaatttaggaacacttccataaattaaaatttacatttctctcatagaagtcatacttccatttttctttacacttataaactcatttataagtcgttcaacacattgaactattttctcctttatagaagtcatacttctaattttctttacgcttataaactcctttataagccgttcaacacattgaactatttttacttctccacgggatctagaaagctagtacttgtgtggccctcaatggtacattgatacaactagccgtgggttcacatctctatgtgattcggactaaacatgtccttatatgagcataccccaattgctccattcttatttatcaacaccttgataataagaacgtcagaactcaagtctgatagtacccaaccaatcatgttaaacgcctagcagcatcgcttacatgattccctaggtatcagatgatagtgcctgcaagaatcattctattatggttagcgtacagtacggtcccttcaactcatatatcccgatcgattcgacaaccattggtttatcgagagttgtcaatgaatcgatactatgtgtcatgtcgtagttgcatcgatggtgtaatctatgaaaccctttcataattaccaccatactctggccagagatttcgacctacatacacatgataacacataggatatccatacccgaaggtaagcggtgaatccccgactacaatgcatcaactcctatgtgtttcgacagaacacccaaccttgccacctaatgaccccatgagagtcggtaaacaagtcaaagtgtaattctagcacatagagtctcaatgttgtcccgggtcataaggactaattctgtacaaccataaactaggacatttccactcgataagtgagaaccagttggaaagtccttttatggagggttgttcagtgcactctacaaggagcacctatctgcatgttcggacatcacaatgtcccctaccaatgaaacatggtactcacatcgcagatactagtctctaactctagcggcctatatccttcttagtggcggctgaatcgactaggaaccgtttagaatatacagtattacaaatatgagtttcatgatactcatcatatgagcatctcatattctttctactatttgtatattcaagggctttatctatgcaactagcatgggtatacagataaagatgtgccaaagtaataatttcaaatattattaaaataaagattgcttatacatagagtttcattgtgaacactcggccaacacttggctcgacgggcacctactctaacacatagaccaagaacaatttattggtccttctcaaatacttgaggatgtctttcacagctttccagtgtggaagaccaaggttggattgatatctactcactacacttagtgcaaatgccacgtcaggacgtgtagatatcatcccatacatgatgctaccaatagccgaagcatacggaatttgtgtcatcgccgctatctctgcatcagtcttgggagacatagacttggatagggacacgccatgacacattggtagatgtcctctcttggacttatccatcgagaaccgcttcacgatggtatcaatgtatgtggactgggtgagaccaagcaatctttttaatctatctctatagatctgtattcccaatacaaaagatgcttcacccaagtcctgcatcgagaacttacttgctaaccatatcttagttgattgcaacattcctacatcattcccaatgagtagaatgtcatcaacataaagaacaaggaatgtcacagcactcccactgaccttcttatacacacagggttcctcaggattcttagtaaaacaaaactctttgattgtactatcgaatctgaggttccaactcctagatgcctgcttaagaccataaatagatctttgaagtttgcataccatatgctcacttccgatagatgtaaacccttcaggttgagacatgtaaatctcttccttaatatccctattaaggaaggcagtcttgacatccatctgccatatctcataatcataccatgcagctatggctagcaaaatcctaatggacttgaacatcgcaactggagaaaaggtttcctcatagtcaacaccttgcctttgagtatatcattttgcgaccaatcgcgccttgaaggtcaataccttcccatccgccccaagtttcctcttgtaaatccatttacaccctatgggaacaattccctcaggtggatccacgagattccacacttggttcgaatgcatggaattcatctcagattccattgcttcaagccatttggatgaatcggcatcagataacgcttccttgaaggtccttggatcacatccaaggttaggctcatcatggccctcttcaagaagcataccatacctcataggtggtctcgagactctctcggttcttctaggagcttgtatctcctctcttggcttctcgggtgtgggttctacaactgtgggtgtctctcgaacctcttcgagttctatcatctcgccttttctatccaatagaaattccttttccaaaaaggttgcgttcctagaaataaacacctttgtttcttggggataaTAGAAGTaaatccaactgaattccttagatatcccacaaagtagcataaaatggatcgactatccaatttatctcccactgtctgcttcacataagcaggacacccccatattctaagataagaattcttgggaggcttacccatccatatctcatatggagtcttgtcaactgcctttgtatggacattgttcaacaacagtgccgctgtttcaagcgcatatccccaaaaggatggcggcaactccgcgaaccccatcatagaccgaaccatgtccatcaaagttcggttacgacgctccgaaacaccattcaactgcggtgtagcgggcggagtccactgcgagagaatcccattctccctaagatactcttggaactcggcactcaagtactcaccacctcgatccgatcgaagtgtcttgatgcttcgtcccaattgcttctctacttcacttctgaattctttgaacctttcaaaggcttcagacttgtatttcatcaaatacacatacccatacctcgaaaagtcatcggtaaaggtgatgaagtaggcatgtccatgcttagtagtgatgctaagcggactgCACatatcggtatggatcaaatccaataaccctttgacTCGCttcgcatggcccttaaagggaattttggtcatctttccttttagacaggattcacaagtcgtgagagcattaatatcggacatatcaaacatgccaactcccactagcttgttcatccttcttgaggaaatatgtcctaatcgagcatgccataattgtgccgaattaagagtatcttgtttgcgcttatttgttgttgttattgcttggacattgttaagtggaatatctttcaattttaagttgtagagattgttttctagttctccggtaccaactaaacattcattcttgtaaatattgcaaacacctttgccaaataaacaagaaaatccatcaatatcaagcataggaatggaaataatgtttttgatcaagtctggtatgaacaaaacatctcttaatacaaacttaaaatcattgttcaaaattaaacaaacatctcctacggccttggcagcaactcttgctccattgcccattctcaagaaggtctcaccctctcggagccttctacttcttcccatcacctgcaaatcattacagagatgtgagccacagccggtaccAATACCCAataagtagagttaatcgagatatttacttcaataaagaacatacctttgccagaacccttctgcgcaagatattccctgcagttacgcctccaatgtccaggcttcttgcagtgatgacagatgtcaactgtcttctcagccttggctggcgcggctgccactacgggactcggagtctgcctcttcaagggcacgctcttcttggggcgctggaaagaacgcttctttcccttcccaggtggaccggtcttcgtgccagatgaagagcccacataaagaaccggcttctcctttttgattgtggactcaaaggtcacaagcatgttcaccaactcttcaaggcttggctcaagcttgttcatattgaaattcaccacaaaaggatcgaacgagcttggcagtgacaacagtagcacgtcggtggtcaactccgaaggcaagatcaaatccatgccaacgagtttATCCACGatcccaatcaactttaggccatgctcatggaccgaagccccatctcgcatgcgtaaagtgatgagctccttgactgtggcatgccttagaggccgagtctgctcaccaaagagctccttgaggtgcatatgaatgtcagcagcattcttagcatcctcgaatcgcctctgaagctcatcgttcatcgaagcctgcatataacacctcgccttcaagtcatggtcgcaccaatccttgtaggtctgcaattcctcaggagtgcagctagtcggagcctcagcagggggcgactcagtcagtgtgtatgcaattttctccgagttcaagacaatctttagatttcttagccaagtgatatagttaggtccggttagaacgtatttttcgagaataacggaaaacgggttgcgaattgatgacattgtcaaagatttgtactgaaaagtaaaacagataaatgttaatgactattttaaaatatttaataagatataaagtttggacttttactttataaattatcgctcccactgttttgacattttcactaccctctagtgaaaacgggaaacaatttcctcagtaggtatgtAAGGTCCAactagcgaattgtgatcccgaataatatcggccaatcacaattcctaaaaggtagtttccaattgcatcgccatgcaaccctctatgtatatttttgtctcacgtttgattaggacccaataatatgacgtcgttcatctttacgtgtcaagcctaatccatcgatattgaaccttaatggacggtcgccatgagttccctcaataatatgagctgaaatcatgggagttccacgtagttcacatcactatgtcaatggatgtcacagctttccggtacccaAGGCTCCCCCactaatatgagccgagccccgagtacgggtagcgttcaacatgcacccattgtcgatggaagacaaggaaattataaacaaatttataattccccttttcggacttgatattaattttgaatcttattcaaaatgagggtttttaattttgaaaggtctcatcattaattttattttaaaagctcgccatgtttgatcgtatgtttgccggattcatgcaactttgttattataataataataacacacatactcattatttataacatatcatgcatatattataaatagaaaaaaatacaaggatgatcaatcgccccaaaactaatggcccgtgtgagctaaacacgggcctaggtccaatcctagggtaaatgcacgggatgcaaatgcaactaaattattacattagcatccaatattacatgtcttcgatcttcataatcaccaaggccaccgtcttccaatcttgatcttccactattctaatatttacaattaaatatccatggcacatagggatacatctcatgggggtgggaacgggccataaaccaagcccactttaaattgataattattacaatcatacaacacaaatatcctagcatacacctagcaaattgggcttggacttttgatcatccttcatgcataatatcacatatcatacaccatcaattaattatcacaataatcaattgatccattattatatatcttgatccaatcactaaccgccacaattataaattaaattaacaaagtatacaaacacctttgtctcctttcaaattaatttatttataatcaaatttcttgtaaatcacaatttactataaataattaaagtccaacttcaattatttattttatgagaaaatatatgcaacaattgtaaatttaaacttaaaggcccaaaactcatttttcaccaaaaatactttggcccatttaaatttcacaaaatatgttagccatccaatggcccaacaaatcaaggcccatgacactaagattgtccaaaacatttttggaaaccctagtcgtcatcaccgtcgccggagctccgtcgccggattccggcaacaaaaaattttttcttgtttttttttaatttaaaaactgcaattttcgggcagcccctcgggctgccctttgctgcccgaaaaaatCAAGGGCAgcctcgggcagcaacatgctgcccgaaaaatgtttttttttttgtttttgattcaaaatttcggccttgatgattccttgcaccaaaaatttctcaagcggttagaaatcgatctcaacataatattatgcaaatattacaaaaaaaccgtaaccatagctcggataccacttgaaagcggaccggttacggtggtcgGAAGCGCAACgaaagtcaaaaattttaattttatgcaagaattttcggccaccctaggttttgtgcaatatttacaaaataaaacaccatacataggatgtttagaagtttacctatcaaccttttgaggttgatgattggcaccaactttgttgtgaacaacaaagctcttcaaagggaagacaagtctacaagctcctcctccaatacatcaaaatcaagcccaccacttgcaaGGTAAACcctttcttgttttgcactagaaaaacatgaatatttttcaatgaaaaggttttgtttctccaacaatttgaagaacaaaaggagagaaaaattgagagaaaaattgcTCAACTGTTCGGCCAAGAGGGAGTGTGGGAgggaaggagaatgagttaattgcatgccttggttgtgagaaaagcaaaaagcaaaaggtgcatgccttgcattattttaataaaaagtaatctccaactcttcacctcccatgcatgtatataatatagttttttatcaaataaaaaaccatggactaaattcaattatctcaaacatatttgggataaattaaacattacttgaatttacccaagtcacactagtttaaataattattttaattgagctctacaagattcaatattatttaattaatccaacacttgaattaatttaattatttgggctctactaggcccactagtgtttaattaattcaacacttgaattaatttaatttagtccataataatgtttatgaaaatcacaattttcaaatacattattcacttggccaaattttaatttaggaacacttccataattaaaatttatatttctctcatagaagtcatacttctatttttctttacgcttataaacacatttataagccgttcaacacattgaactattttacttcacatcgggatttacaaagctagtacttgtgtggccctcaatggttcattgatacaactagccgtgggttcacatctccatgtgattcggactaaacatgtccttattcgagcataccccaattgctccattcttatttatcaactccttgataataagaacgtcagaactcaagtctgatagtacccaaccaatcacgttaaacgcctagcagcatcgcttacgtgattccctaggtatcacatgatagtgcctgcaagaaccattcaattatggttagcgtacagtacggtcccttcaactcatatatcccgaccgattcgacaactattggtttttCGAGAGTTGtctatgaatcgatactatgtgtcatgttgtggttgcatcgatggtgtaatctatgaaacccctttcataattaccaccatactctgatcagagatttcaacccacacattaatgaaaaacacataggatatccatacccgtaggtaagcagtgaatccccggctacaatgcatcgactcctatatgtttcgccgtaacacccaaccttgccacctgatgaccccacaagagtcggtaaacaagtcaaagtgaaacgctagcacatagagtctaaatgttgtcccgggtcataaggactaatggtgtacaaccataaactaggacgtttccactcgataagtgagaaccacttggaaagtcctttatagagggtcgttcagtgcactctaccaggagcacctatctgcatgcttggacatcacaatgtcccctaccaatgaaacatggtactcacatcgcagatactagtctctaactcgagcggcctatatccttcttagtggcggctgaatcgactaggaaccgtttagaatatacagtattacaaatatgagtttcatgatactcatcatatgagcatctcatattctttctactatatgtatattcaaggactttatctacgcaactagcatgggtataaagataaagatgcgccaaattaataaattcaaatattattaaaataaagatcgtttatacaaagagtttcatcgtgaacagtcggccaacacttggctcgacgtgcacctactctaacactattATCCCAATCGAACAACTAATAGAACAAAATTAAACACCTTGAGACCATCCTAAGACACCATAGCATTGAACTAAACTCGTACGACACCCACAACAACGGCGTTCCCCCTATGatacatacaaatctgaaaacatgaaagcTTGACACCCAttgcttcctacgacttctaatgaatTAAAGCGCCTAAAGACCTGAAACGAAAGCTCAAAAAAATACTCCAAACATCATTACCAATGCAcctatatgcagcaacgatcacccgtcgatctccaacgtaTCCTGCAagaaataacttcaagaacacaatttacgtaaaagtcgcagtttgagtagtcccacgaaaaccgccataactcactcaatatttgtccaaaaatttctaaatttatatcaaatcgaaggtatcaaaaagttatacGTTTTTCTTGTtgatatttttctcaaaatctcgaccaCAAATTCACAGATATAacaagaacagtaaaaacgttgtttatatctaaaaattttccttcaaaatcgatccaaacaattaaccgctcaaactatgaacatcatacatgaattttacgcataaaacaacgtaacacataatatgacatgatcgacccagcaaaagagagattatacgcgcctttaaat containing:
- the LOC140807189 gene encoding uncharacterized protein, producing the protein MNKLEPSLEELVNMLVTFESTIKKEKPVLYVGSSSGTKTGPPGKGKKRSFQRPKKSVPLKRQTPSPVVAAAPAKAEKTVDICHHCKKPGHWRRNCREYLAQKGSGKGDGKK